CAGTGCGGATTTGGTAGAACGGGTGATTTCTTTGCTTTTCAAAAACACGGCATTACTCCGCATATCATTTCTATGGCAAAAGGAATGGGGAACGGGTTTCCTGTGGGTGGAATTTTAATTCATCCAAGCATCAAAGCTTCTTATGGGTTATTGGGAACTACTTTTGGTGGTAATCACTTAGCCTGTGCTGCTTCCTTAGCAGTTACTGAAACCATTAAAAAAGAACAATTGATGGAAAATGCACTGCAAATTGCTGCTTATTTTATGGAACAAGCAGCTTCAATTCTGCAGATAACAGCTGTAAAAGGAAGAGGTTTAATGTTAGGGTTAGAATTCGATTCTCCTATTGCTGACCTAAGAAAGAACCTAATATTCAAACATCACATTTTTACAGGAAGTGCCAAGAATCCTAATTTATTAAGAGTTCTTCCGCCATTAACCATTCAAAAACAACATATCGATATGTTTTTTGAAGCTTTAAAAAAGGAACTGTCATGAAGAAATACACCAGCCTAAAAGACATTGAAAACCTTTCAGGTACCATTCAAAAGGCAATTCAATTAAAAGAAAGTCCCTATCAGTTTGCTGATTTGGGAAAACACAAAACCTTAGTCATGCTTTTTTTCAATGCTAGTTTACGTACAAGATTAAGTACCGAAAAAGCGGCTAAAAACTTAGGTATGGAGGTAAGTGTGTTAAATATTACCAATGCTTGGAATATGGAGTTTGAAGACGGTACAGTAATGAATTTAAGTACTTCAGAACATATTAAAGAAGCTTCCATGGTGATTTCTCAGTATGCTGACATTATTGCGGTAAGAGCTTTTCCTACTTTAGAAAACAAGGAAAAAGACAGAGCTGAAACAGTACTCAACAGTTTTGTTAAATACGCTACGGTGCCTATTGTGAATATGGAAAGTGCTACTGACCACCCGTTACAAGCGTTGGCAGATGCGATTACCATTACTGAAACTAAAACAGTATCTAAACCCAAAGTAGTACTGTCGTGGGCACCGCACCCAAAAGCATTACCACATTCGGTTGCCAATGGTTTTGTACACCTCATGCACAACATGGATGTAGAGTTTGTTATAACGCATCCCGAAGGGTACGAGTTAGATTCTGAAATTACAAAAGAATTTCCTATAGAGTACAATCAAGAAAAAGCTTTTGAAAATGCCGACTTTATCTATGCTAAAAACTGGAGTTCTTTTAATGAGTATGGTAAAATACTAAATGAAGACCCCAACTGGATGATTACTCAGGAAAAAATAGGCGCTGCTAAATTTATGCACTGCTTACCCATTAGAAGAAATGTAGTAGCGGAAGATGCTGTTTTAGATGGTGAAAATTCTCTTGTGATTGAACAAGCCAACAACAGAACCTTTGCTGCACAGATAGTATTAAAGGAGATTTTAACTCATTTAAGTTGAATTTAAATTTTGACTTGTCAGTTCGAGTGTCGACCTGAGGGAGATGTATCGAGAACTACTTGAAAACGTCTCGATACAATTTTTCTTCCTTTCAGTACGAAAAATCACTCGACGTGACATTAAATTAAAAGATAATTGAAATATGAAAACTGTCTGTATAAAGAAATAACGAGTGAAAAAGCGAAAATGCTAAGCGTAACTTTAAGCATGAAGCTTTGAAAATGAGTGGTGCGTAGCAATTTCCTCTTTACAGACTTGATTTTTTGGTTCGTTTTTTATCAAGAAAAAATGAACAAATTATTAATATGAATAACAATAATTCAAAAGATGATAAAAGGTAACCTTAATAAGATAACCACGTCACTCTCGCTCCTCGTTATGACGTCATTGCGAGCGAAGCGTGGCAATCTCTTTGTAAATACATATCGATTACTAAAAACTTAAAAAATGAAAACCATAAAGATTGTTAAAATAGGCGGAAACATCATTAATGATAAAAAAGCTTTGAACAACTTCTTAGCTGATTTCGCTCAGTTAAAAGGTCCGAAAGTATTAGTTCATGGTGGTGGAAAACTAGCTTCTGAATTGGCTAAACAGTTGAATATTCCTGTGACGATGATTGATGGCAGACGTGTAACCGATACACAAACTTTAGATTTAATTACTATGGTATATGCAGGTAAAATCAACAAGCAAATTGTTACGCAGTTACAAGCGCATAACACCAACGCTATAGGTTTTACAGGAGCGGACGGAAATACTATTGTATCAACCAAACGTCCTGCAGAACCTATAGATTACGGATTTGCAGGCGACGTTGTTACCGTAAACCCGCAAGTACTAACCATATTAATTAATAACGAAGTAACGCCTGTGTTTTGTGCGATTACGCACGATGCTAACGGACAGTTATTAAACACAAATGCAGATACCATAGCCTCAGAAATTGCTATAGGTCTCTCTGCTCATTTTAGTACAGAACTATATTACTGTTTTGAAAAATCAGGAGTGCTAAGTGATGTAACCGATGACAACTCTATTATCGAACAAATCACTTCAGAATCCTACGCGCAATTAAAAGCTGATGGAGTCATATTTGAAGGAATGCTTCCTAAACTAGATAACTGCTTTCACGCCCTAAAAAACAACGTTCATAAAGTTCATATAGGTAGTACAACTATGCTATTTAATTCAAAAAACAAACACACCTCATTACAACTATCATGATACAAAGACTTACCACAAAAGCCATCAGTCTGTTAAAAAACCTAATAGAAACGCCTTCTTTTTCTTCGGAAGAAGATGCTACTGCTCTACTGCTAGAAAACTGGTTTAAAGAGTTTGATATTCCATACACTAGAACTCAGAACAACGTGTGGTCAGTAAATAAACATTTTGATGCTAACAAACCTACGTTGTTACTCAACTCGCATCACGATACGGTAAAACCTAATAACGGCTATACCAAAGATCCTTTTAAAGCGATTATAGAAGATGGTAAACTCTACGGATTAGGAAGTAACGATGCTGGTGGATGCTTGGTTTCGTTATTAGCAACCTACACCCATTTCTACCTGAAAGAAAACTTGACTTATAACCTTGTTTTTGCAGGAACTGCCGAGGAAGAAAGCAGTGGTCCTAACGGTTTAAACGGATTACTAAAAACTTTACCAAAGATTGATGTAGCTATCGTAGGAGAACCTACTTTAATGAATTTAGCTATTGCTGAAAAAGGCTTGGTCGTTTTTGATGCCGAGGTAAAAGGAACCTCAAGTCATGCCGCACATCCGAACCACGATAATGCTATTTATAACACTATTGAAGTATTACAGTGGTTTAAAGATGTTGAATTTGAAAAAACTTCTGAAACCTTGGGAGACGTAAAACTCACGATAACACAAATCAATGCGGGAAAACAACACAATGCTGTCCCTTCCGAAGTAAAATTGGTAGTAGATGTTCGTGTAAACGATCAATATACCAATCAGGAAATCAGTGACTTTTTACAAGAACATGCACCTTGTAACATACAACCACGTAGCTTGAATTTGAATTCATCATCAATACCAAAAGAACACCCTTTGGTACAAGCAGGGTTGGATTTAGGGAGAAAAACCTATGGTTCTCCTACCCTATCTGACCAAGCAGTATTGAGCTGTCCGTCATTAAAATTAGGACCTGGAGACAGCACACGTTCACACACCGCTGATGAGTTTATTTACCTTCAAGAGATTGAGGAAGGAATTAAATTGTATGTTAAGCTATTAGAGAACGTATTATAGAAAAAAATAGAATAATGAGGCAAGAAACTAGATGCCTTTTTATATGTCAGTTCGAGTGATTTTTATTGAGTGATAACGAAGTAAGAATTGTATCGAGAACCATTCGAGTACTTCTCGATACAAAGTTATTTTTATTTCATTTCAATAACTTTACTCGAAGTGACATTATAAATAACAAATAAAAAACTAGAAAAGAGATACAAGACATCTTTTTCTAAAGCAAACCGTCATTCCGAACGATAGAGAGAAACCTTAAGGTTCAGCGTAGCTAAATCTCATTAAAAAGAGTAACTCGTAACCTTGAGACCTCTCACATACGTTCGAAGTGACACATAAAAAACACTAAGATTATGAAACTTTGGGACAAAGGTTTATCCATAGATAAAAAAATAGAACATTTCACTGTTGGGAACGATAGAGAAGTAGATATACACATAGCTCCGTATGACTTGCTAGCTTCTTTAGCACATGCTAAAATGTTAGCCTCAATCGGTATTATTTCTTCAGAAGAATTAGCACAAGTAACTACTGGAATTGCTACGTTACAACAGCAAGTTGAAGACGGTACGTTTGTAATTGATGAACAGTTTGAAGATGTACATTCTAAAATTGAGTTTGAATTGACTAAAATGCATGGTGAGGTTGGTAAGAAAATTCATACCGCACGTTCAAGAAACGATCAGGTTTTAGTAGCGTTGCAATTGTATTATAAAGACAACCTACAATCGATTTCAGAGAAGACAAAAACGCTATTTAACACACTGTTACAGTTAGCAAAGCAACACAAAACCAAACTATTACCAGGCTATACCCATTTACAAGTAGCAATGCCTTCTTCTTTCGGATTATGGTTTTCTGCTTATGCTGAATTATTGATTGACGATTTACACATGGTTAATGCAGCGCTAAAAACAGTAGATCAAAATCCGTTAGGTTCAGCAGCTGGATATGGTAGTTCTTTCCCTATCGATAGAGAATTTACCACAAAAGAATTGGGCTTCGAAACCTTAAAATATAATGTGGTAGCAGCACAAATGAGTAGAGGAAAAAGTGAGCGTACACTTACTATGGCATTGGGAAGTGTAAGTAACACCTTAGCTCGTTTTGCGATGGATATCTGCCTGTATATGAGTCAGAATTTTGATTTTATTTCTTTTCCTGATGAATTAACCACAGGAAGCAGCATCATGCCTCATAAAAAGAATCC
The nucleotide sequence above comes from Tenacibaculum singaporense. Encoded proteins:
- a CDS encoding Rossmann-fold NAD(P)-binding domain-containing protein — its product is MKKYTSLKDIENLSGTIQKAIQLKESPYQFADLGKHKTLVMLFFNASLRTRLSTEKAAKNLGMEVSVLNITNAWNMEFEDGTVMNLSTSEHIKEASMVISQYADIIAVRAFPTLENKEKDRAETVLNSFVKYATVPIVNMESATDHPLQALADAITITETKTVSKPKVVLSWAPHPKALPHSVANGFVHLMHNMDVEFVITHPEGYELDSEITKEFPIEYNQEKAFENADFIYAKNWSSFNEYGKILNEDPNWMITQEKIGAAKFMHCLPIRRNVVAEDAVLDGENSLVIEQANNRTFAAQIVLKEILTHLS
- the argB gene encoding acetylglutamate kinase; the encoded protein is MKTIKIVKIGGNIINDKKALNNFLADFAQLKGPKVLVHGGGKLASELAKQLNIPVTMIDGRRVTDTQTLDLITMVYAGKINKQIVTQLQAHNTNAIGFTGADGNTIVSTKRPAEPIDYGFAGDVVTVNPQVLTILINNEVTPVFCAITHDANGQLLNTNADTIASEIAIGLSAHFSTELYYCFEKSGVLSDVTDDNSIIEQITSESYAQLKADGVIFEGMLPKLDNCFHALKNNVHKVHIGSTTMLFNSKNKHTSLQLS
- a CDS encoding M20 family metallo-hydrolase, producing MIQRLTTKAISLLKNLIETPSFSSEEDATALLLENWFKEFDIPYTRTQNNVWSVNKHFDANKPTLLLNSHHDTVKPNNGYTKDPFKAIIEDGKLYGLGSNDAGGCLVSLLATYTHFYLKENLTYNLVFAGTAEEESSGPNGLNGLLKTLPKIDVAIVGEPTLMNLAIAEKGLVVFDAEVKGTSSHAAHPNHDNAIYNTIEVLQWFKDVEFEKTSETLGDVKLTITQINAGKQHNAVPSEVKLVVDVRVNDQYTNQEISDFLQEHAPCNIQPRSLNLNSSSIPKEHPLVQAGLDLGRKTYGSPTLSDQAVLSCPSLKLGPGDSTRSHTADEFIYLQEIEEGIKLYVKLLENVL
- the argH gene encoding argininosuccinate lyase translates to MKLWDKGLSIDKKIEHFTVGNDREVDIHIAPYDLLASLAHAKMLASIGIISSEELAQVTTGIATLQQQVEDGTFVIDEQFEDVHSKIEFELTKMHGEVGKKIHTARSRNDQVLVALQLYYKDNLQSISEKTKTLFNTLLQLAKQHKTKLLPGYTHLQVAMPSSFGLWFSAYAELLIDDLHMVNAALKTVDQNPLGSAAGYGSSFPIDREFTTKELGFETLKYNVVAAQMSRGKSERTLTMALGSVSNTLARFAMDICLYMSQNFDFISFPDELTTGSSIMPHKKNPDVFELIRGKCNKIQALYTETLLITNNLPSGYHRDYQLLKENIINAFEELKDVLDIFDYAIQQVIVKNIDLQDEKYKYLFTVDNMNTLVENGMSFREAYQKIGGEVNNEIYTPDTSKKHTHVGSIDNLCLEKIREKLNSF